TACCATGACAAGCCAAGGATGGGATACTTCCTTCTTAGGGTAAAAGTGCCTGGGGGTATTTTAGAGCCAAGGCAGCTCCATGTATTGGGTGAGCTGGCAAAAAGGTTTAACGACTATGCGGAAATAACCTTAAGACAGGATCTACAGCTTCATTACATAAGGCTTGAACACCTTCCTGAGGTTTTTGAAAGGCTAAGAGAAGCAGGTCTCTTTCCTGTAGGTGCCTGTGGTGACACAGTCAGGAACATAACCACCTGCCCCTTATGTGGGCTTGAAGAAAAGGAGCTTTTTGATGTTAGAAAAACCCTTTATGAGCTTGAAAACTTCTTCCATGACCCTGAAAACAGAGAATACTTTAACCTTCCAAGAAAGTTTAAGATAACCCTTTCAGCCTGTCCCTATCACTGCAACATGCCAGAGATGCACGACCTTGCCTTTGTAGGAACAATTCATAAGGGTAAGGAGGGCTTTGCGGTTTGGGTTGGCGGTGGTCTTTCTTCTACACCAAGGCTTGCAAGAAAGCTTGGTATTTTTGTGGAAAAGGATAGGGTCTGTGAGGTGGCGATGGCTTTGGTAGAGCTCTGGAGCGAGGAGGATGAAAACAGAAAATCCTTCGTAAAGGCAAGGTTTAAATACATGGTGGATAGGCTCGGTGTTGAAGGAATAAGGGAAAGGCTTTTGGAAAGGCTGAGCTTTAGACCAGAGGAATTGGAAAAGGAGCCAGAACCTGTAAAAAGATACTTCCATACAGGCATAGGAAGGCAGAAGCAGGGAGGTTTTTATTACTTTGGCATTCCCGTGCAGGCGGGAAGGGTAAAGGGAAGCCAGCTTTTAAGCCTCTCAGAACTTGCTCAAGAGCTTAACCTCTCTGTTAGGCTCTCTCAAAGGCAGAATATCCTGCTGGCAAACATAAGGGAGGAAGACCTGCAAAGGGTTAAGGAAGTGGTAAAAGGGCTTGGTTTTGAAGTGGATGTGAGCGAAACAAGGGCTATATCCGTAGCCTGCACCAGCGACCCTTTCTGCAACTACTCGGTGGGTCCTGCGAAGGATGCTCTACTTGAGATACTTGATTACTTAGAAGGTGAGCTTGGAAGGCTTGAGGGTATTAGCATAGGCGTTGATGGATGCCCCCATGCCTGTGCCCACCACTGGCTAAACGATATAGGCCTTCAGGCAACACACACAAGGCATCCAGATGGCTCGGTGGAAACCACCTACAACCTTGTTTTAAGGGGTGGGTATGGAAAAAGGGCAAACATAGGAAAGATAATAGCCAAAAAGCTACCCTTAGAAAGGGTAAAGGTCTATTTGAAAAACCTCCTTCTTTCCTTTAAAAACTCTGGGTTTGAAGACTTTCATGAGTTTTTGAATAAAAAGAGCGATGAGGAGCTTTTAAGCCTTATGGAGGGTAAGGATGTCATGGTGGAGGTTGAAAAAAGGCTTGTAAAGGTGCGTATATTTGGACCTCTCACACGTTTTTCTGGAGGTCTTTCGGAGGTGGAGCTAAGCGCAAAAACAGTCAGGGAGGCCCTTGAAAGCCTTGAAAGGGAGTTTGAAGGCTTTAAGGGAAGACTTTTTGACCAAAAGGGAGAGCTAAAGCCCTTTGTAAAGGTCTTTTTAAACGAGGAAGATGTCTCTTACCTGCAGGGTTTGGAAACAAAACTTAAAGAAGGCGATGAGCTTATGCTCTATCCAGCTCTGGCGGGTGGTGCCCCTTCCTTTGATGAGCTTGAGCTTCACGAGCTTGCCATAGACTTTGAGGACAAGACACCTCAGGAACTTATAGCCTGGGCTTTGGAAAACTTCCATCCAAGGCTTTATATAGCTTGGAGCGGTCAGGTTGAGGATATGGTGCTTTTAGATATGGCTTGGAGGATAAACCCGGAGGTGAGGGTCTTTATGGTGGATACGGGCAGGCTCCACGAAGAGACTTACAGGCTTGCCCAAGAGGTGGAGGAGAGGTACTGCATAAGTATAGAGGTTTATTTCCCTAAGGCGGAAGATGTGGAGAAGCTCGTGGGTGAGCATGGTATTAACTGCTTTTATAAATCCGTTGAGTTGAGGCACCTCTGCTGTCATGTGAGGAAGGTAAGACCTCTAATCAGAGCTTTGTCCTGCGTAGATGCTTGGATAACGGGTCTCAGGCGCGAGCAGTGGGCAAGCAGGCACAACATAATGAAGATTGAGATGGACCATGACCACGGGCAGATAGTGAAGATAAACCCCCTTGCTGACTGGACAGAAAGGGATGTTTGGGAATACATAAAGAGAAACTATGTTCCTTACAACAGACTTTACGAGAAGGGTTATAGAAGCATAGGTTGTGAGCCTTGTACGAAGGCTGTTGCACCCTTTGAAGACCCAAGGGCTGGAAGGTGGTGGTGGGAAAAGGACGCACCAAAGGAGTGTGGAATGCACTGCAGTATAGAAACGGGAGGCTTTGAAAAGATTGCGGACAAACTCTTAAGGGAGGCAAGAGATGGCGATAAGGGTTCTTGAGGTTGTGGATATAAACCTGCTCAAAGAGGAGCTTGAGAAAAGAGGCTGGAAGGAAGGCAGTTTTAACAAAAAGCCTGCCATGATAAAAGATCTTGGCTCATACCTTTGGTTAGCCTTACTTGAAGAAAAGCCATGTTTTATATCCCTACCTTCCGAAGAAGACTCAAAGCTTCACAGGGAAGGCATGAGAAGGCTTCAGGAGGAGGTAAAAGAGTTATCTGAAGCTCTTGGCTTCACAATACCTATAAGACTTGGAGGTTCTAATGTTTGAGTATGCACTCTCTGGCTTTTTTATAGCCTTAGCCATAGGCTTGACAGGTGTAGGAGCTGGAACGCTTACCGCACCGCTTTTAATCCTTCTGGGGCTTGACCCGGCAAAGGCGGTTGGCTCAGCCCTCAGTTTTTCAGCTTTTGTGAAGTTTCCAGCCTTTGTCTTTCATGCCCTCTATAAAAATATAGATTACAAAACCCTTTTCCTTATGCTTTCTGGCGGTGTGCCTGGTGTCCTTCTTGGCTCCTTTCTACTATCTTTCCTTTCTCATGAAAAGGGTCTGAAAAATGTCCTCTTCCTTATTATAGGCTTTACTATCCTTCTTAGCATAGCCCTTAACCTTTTTACCACCTTGAGAAATAAAAGGCTTGACCTTACAAGGTATAGATTCCTTTTGCCCTTTGCCTGCTTTTTCATCGGGCTTGAGGTAGGTTTTACATCAGCGGGTGCTGGTGCCCTTGGCATGGTCTTACTCCTTTACTTTACAAGGCTTGAGCCTTCAAGGGCTGTGGGTGTGGAT
The sequence above is drawn from the Hydrogenobacter sp. genome and encodes:
- a CDS encoding sulfite exporter TauE/SafE family protein; amino-acid sequence: MFEYALSGFFIALAIGLTGVGAGTLTAPLLILLGLDPAKAVGSALSFSAFVKFPAFVFHALYKNIDYKTLFLMLSGGVPGVLLGSFLLSFLSHEKGLKNVLFLIIGFTILLSIALNLFTTLRNKRLDLTRYRFLLPFACFFIGLEVGFTSAGAGALGMVLLLYFTRLEPSRAVGVDIAFGLACSSFGSLFHFLGSNINPEVFIPMSFGGLLGVWLGTYLTRKINPKPIRFLISFLLLLVAINLINRGINHG
- a CDS encoding phosphoadenylyl-sulfate reductase, which translates into the protein MLYPALAGGAPSFDELELHELAIDFEDKTPQELIAWALENFHPRLYIAWSGQVEDMVLLDMAWRINPEVRVFMVDTGRLHEETYRLAQEVEERYCISIEVYFPKAEDVEKLVGEHGINCFYKSVELRHLCCHVRKVRPLIRALSCVDAWITGLRREQWASRHNIMKIEMDHDHGQIVKINPLADWTERDVWEYIKRNYVPYNRLYEKGYRSIGCEPCTKAVAPFEDPRAGRWWWEKDAPKECGMHCSIETGGFEKIADKLLREARDGDKGS